A window from Salvelinus sp. IW2-2015 unplaced genomic scaffold, ASM291031v2 Un_scaffold7578, whole genome shotgun sequence encodes these proteins:
- the LOC112079315 gene encoding LOW QUALITY PROTEIN: protein CDKN2AIP homolog A-like (The sequence of the model RefSeq protein was modified relative to this genomic sequence to represent the inferred CDS: inserted 1 base in 1 codon; deleted 1 base in 1 codon) produces MAEGRSGEDIVSEYLDQNPHLVEWVESLRGVHETNKQWHARREFFLRNMETFPTVQPGFPSPSLDXLLSLSICWANHIFLGCRYPQPVMDRIKEMAEGVVVNDAPVRKTRDEIMGKGKRTAGGDDDSCAKRTKPGNPFKQGPPPQAPAEHQPFFNRLYKAVAWKLVSAGGFGPNLDHFEILRACTESSKESLSCIFVPLKDIPDLPAARTQKEGQVCELRCQTVYLGTGYGRDEAAARAMASKEALKAFQGRKVTVKICRRRFNGRDVEDLVLLDDQPRNPGFPPAISYPFQPEQQGDGPS; encoded by the exons ATGgcggaggggaggagtggagaggacatTGTTTCAGAGTACCTGGACCAGAACCCTCACCTGGTCGAGTGGGTGGAGTCGCTCCGAGGAGTGCATGAGACCAACAAGCAGTGGCAT GCCAGACGAGAGTTTTTCCTGAGGAACATGGAGACGTTCCCCACAGTCCAGCCGGGCTTCCCCAGCCCCAGTCTGG AGCTGCTCTCACTGTCCATATGCTGGGCCAACCACATCTTCTTGGGCTGCAG ATACCCTCAACCTGTCATGGACAGGATCAAGGAAATGGCAGAGGGAGTGGTTGTCAATGATGCTCCAGTTCGAAAGACCAGAGATGAAATCATGGGGAAAGGAAAGAGGACTGCAG GGGGCGACGACGACAGCTGCGCCAAGCGGACCAAGCCTGGGAACCCCTTCAAGCAAGGCCCACCCCCGCAGGCACCTGCCGAGCACCAGCCCTTCTTCAACCGCCTCTACAAGGCTGTGGCGTGGAAGCTGGTGTCGGCAGGGGGCTTCGGCCCCAACCTGGACCACTTTGAGATCCTGCGTGCCTGCACTGAGTCGTCCAAAGAGAGCCTGAGCTGCATCTTTGTGCCCCTGAAGGACATCCCCGACCTGCCGGCGGCGCGCACCCAGAAGGAGGGCCAGGTGTGCGAGCTGCGCTGCCAGACAGTCTATCTGGGCACGGGCTACGGGCGTGACGAGGCGGCCGCCAGGGCCATGGCATCCAAGGAGGCCCTCAAGGCCTTCCAGGGGCGCAAGGTGACGGTGAAGATCTGCCGGCGGCGGTTCAATGGTAGGGATGTAGAGGATCTGGTACTGCTGGATGATCAGCCCAGGAACCCGGGCTTCCCTCCCGCTATCAGCTACCCCTTCCAGCCAGAGCAGCAGGGAGACGGGCCGTCGTAG
- the tubgcp4 gene encoding gamma-tubulin complex component 4 produces MIHELLLALSGYPGTIFTWNKRTGLQVSQDLPFLHPSETSVLNRLCKLGSDYIRFTEFIEQHTGHVHQQEHHSIQTNQAGLNGVYLRAFCTGLDSMLQPYRQALLDLEQEFLGDPHLSISHVNYMLDQFQLLFPSVMVVVETIKSQKIHGCQILETVYKHSCGGLPPVRMALEKILAVCHGVMYKQLAAWMLHGLLLDQSEEFYVKQGPSAGGAAANQEEDEEDLGIGGLSGKQLKELQDLRLIEEENMLAPSLQQFSLRAEMLPSYVPIRVAEKILFVGESVQMFENHNHSPSRAGSILKHQEDMFATELHRLKQQPLFSLVDFENLIDGVRSTVAEPLWTLMVEESDLLGQLKIIKDFYLLGRGELYQVFIDHAQHMLKTPPTAVTEHDVNVAFQQAAHKVLLDDDNLLPLLHLTIDYQGKESKDATGTREGATPPQESSPREVPPTGWAALGLAYKVQWPLHILFTPAVLEKYNVIFTTCSCPRV; encoded by the exons ATGATTCACGAGCTCCTGTTGGCGTTAAGTGGATACCCTGGGACTATATTCACATGGAACAAACGGACAGGTTTACAG GTCTCCCAGGACCTGCCCTTTCTCCATCCCAGTGAGACCAGTGTCCTGAACCGCCTCTGCAAACTGGGATCCGATTACATTCGCTTCACAGAGTTCATAGAGCAACACACAGGCCATGTCCACCAGCAG GAGCACCACTCCATTCAGACAAACCAGGCCGGACTCAATGGGGTTTACCTGCGGGCTTTCTGCACGGGACTGGACTCCATGCTACAGCCTTATAGACAGGCTCTCCTGGACCTCGAACAAGAG TTTCTTGGCGACCCGCATCTCTCCATATCTCATGTGAATTATATGTTGGATCAG TTTCAGTTGCTGTTTCCCTCTGTTATGGTGGTGGTGGAGACAATAAAGTCCCAGAAG ATCCACGGCTGTCAGATCCTGGAGACGGTGTACAAGCACAGCTGTGGAGGTCTGCCCCCTGTTCGCATGGCCCTGGAGAA GATCCTGGCGGTGTGCCACGGGGTGATGTACAAGCAGCTGGCGGCGTGGATGCTGCATGGTCTGCTGCTGGACCAGAGTGAGGAGTTCTATGTGAAGCAGGGGCCCAGCGCTGGAGGGGCCGCCGCCAAccaggaggaggacgaggaggacctGGGGATTGGAGGCCTCAGCGGTAAACAGCTGAAAGAACTACAGGACCTG AGGCTGATAGAGGAAGAGAACATGCTGGCTCCGTCCCTGCAGCAGTTCTCTCTGCGGGCTGAGATGCTGCCCTCCTACGTCCCCATCCGYGTGGCTGAGAAGATCCTCTTCGTGGGGGAGTCCGTCCAGATGTTTGAGAACCACAACCACAGCCCGTCCAGAGCTG GCTCTATACTGAAGCACCAGGAGGACATGTTTGCTACAGAGCTGCACCGTCTCAAACAGCAGCCCCTCTTCAGCCTAGTGGACTTTGAGAACCTCATAGACGGCGTCCGCAGCACCGTGGCAGAG CCCCTGTGGACATTAATGGTGGAGGAATCTGATCTCCTGGGGCAACTGAAG ATCATAAAGGACTTTTACCTGTTGGGCCGTGGTGAGCTGTACCAGGTGTTCATTGACCACGCTCAGCACATGCTCAAGACCCCACCCACGGCTGTCACTGAACATG ATGTAAATGTGGCCTTTCAGCAGGCTGCCCACAAGGTGTTGTTGGACGACGACAACCTCCTGCCTCTCCTGCACCTCACCATCGACTACCAGGGGAAGGAGAGCAAAG ATGCCACAGGGACCAGGGAAGGGGCCACTCCCCCACAGGAGTCCTCCCCCAGGGAGGTGCCCCCTACGGGCTGGGCTGCTCTGGGCTTGGCCTACAAGGTCCAGTGGCCCCTGCACATCCTCTTCACCCCKGCCGTTCTGGAGAA GTATAATGTGATATTCACGACCTGTTCCTGTCCCCGAGTATAA